In Thauera sedimentorum, a single genomic region encodes these proteins:
- a CDS encoding DUF6746 family protein translates to MKKLPVLALIAACAVWTPAAQADDAAAAPRVDHYQARQADDIEQTIANLREANQQLEAILAGEVGEYDMHDVHSLSYTIEDSLARLSEHLLEMKDIAGDMHFASEGLKRDDVIEHGKAYLSGVRKIID, encoded by the coding sequence ATGAAGAAACTGCCGGTTCTCGCCCTCATCGCGGCGTGCGCGGTATGGACCCCGGCCGCGCAGGCCGATGACGCCGCTGCGGCTCCGCGGGTGGACCACTACCAGGCCCGCCAGGCCGACGACATCGAGCAGACCATCGCCAACCTGCGCGAGGCCAACCAGCAGCTCGAAGCCATCCTGGCCGGTGAGGTCGGCGAGTACGACATGCACGACGTGCACAGCCTGAGCTACACCATCGAGGACAGCCTCGCCCGTCTTTCCGAACACCTGCTCGAAATGAAGGACATCGCCGGCGACATGCACTTCGCCTCCGAAGGGCTGAAGCGCGACGACGTGATCGAGCACGGCAAGGCCTACCTGTCGGGCGTGCGCAAGATCATCGATTGA